From the Takifugu flavidus isolate HTHZ2018 chromosome 12, ASM371156v2, whole genome shotgun sequence genome, one window contains:
- the usp32 gene encoding ubiquitin carboxyl-terminal hydrolase 32 isoform X6, translated as MGAKESRIGFLSYDEAVKRVTDVELKRLKDAFKRTSGLNCYMTQHCFYREVLGDGVPLKVAEVIYTSFGGSSKGLHFNNLIVGLVLLTRGRDEEKSKYLFSLFASDLGGYAAREEIEAVLQILDGEIPTSLQKCFIESEKVSYERFRAWLFLNKEAFTLSRWLLSGGVCVTLTDDSDTPTFYQTLAGVTHLEESDIIDLEKRYWLLKAQSRTGRFDLETFVPLVSPPIHASLSEGLFHAFDENRDNHIDFKEISCGLSACCRGPIAERQKFCFKVFDVDHDGVLSRDELHEMVVALLEVWKDNRTDTLPELTSSVSDIVEDILKMHDTTKLRHLTLEDYQIWSVSSALANEFLNLLFQVCHIVLGLRPGTPEEEGQIIRGWLERESRHGLQQGQNWFLISMLWWQQWKDYVKYEHKGIVLEQPSLLSSLRNSVNASTVEPLLPDRLGGLGTFSFVSPSEERSPDGVSSSSEATETALSPQVAPSSTESCFARQHNTSDNNNQCFSGANGHIPSQLAAQRPGAIDNQSLVNTDPMKAPTLTLEGGRLKRSLQLVPGRDFETVPEPVWRALYHWYGANLSLPRPVILDSKTSQAELELFPRYLLFLRQQPATRSPQSNVWVNMGMTTMRMFPPYMILPRGSVPSPSAPLKRVLAYTGCFSRIDTIKDIHLYLSQRLRIKEEDMRLWLYNSENYLTLLDDEDHTLENLKIQDEQQLVIEVRNKDMSWPEEMSFIANSSKMDRHKVPTEKGATGLSNLGNTCFMNSSIQCVSNTTALTDYFLSGRHLYELNRTNPIGMRGHMAKCYGDLVMELWSGTQKSVAPLKLRWTIAKYAPRFNGFQQQDSQELLAFLLDGLHEDLNRVHEKPYVELKDSNGRPDWEVASEAWENHLRRNRSIVVDLFHGQLKSQVKCKTCGHISARFDPFNFLSLPLPMDSYMHLEIIVIKLEGSTPVRYGLRLNMDEKYMGLKKQLSELCSLKPEQILLAEVHTSNIKNFPLDNQKVRVSANGCLCAFEIPVPGSSMSLSSPTLTDLTPTANGSVSGDGLADRSALIPNGGPNIVVPCSPEMPLGNGLANGRVTPLQESPFIGYIIAVHRKMMRTELYFLSSQKNRPSLFGMPLIVPCTVHTTKKDLYDAVWIQVSRLASPLPPQEASNHAQDCDDSMGYQYPFTLRVVGKDGNTCAWCPWYRFCRGCIIECTDDRASLGNAYIAVDWDPTALHLRYQTSQERIVEEHCSVEQSRRDQAEPISLDSCLKAFTSEEELGEDELYYCSKCKTHRLATKKLDLWRLPPILIVHLKRFQFVNGRWIKSQKIVKFPRENFDPSAFLAPRDLGQHCLQSRSESEDLLRVGEDNLSSISAPAGFYNLPKASPASSRKSAPSLSRTSSPSSSPKSGGGGRRPARLRLAKLGGKHWLSNSKENLDGAANPEAELHAEAEAEVEAEVEAEGGAALAPEETTESSLSTEASSSHCDVVLVNGDSNGLSLDCSTDSSLDPDNSLLQHRDNMCLDAVYNLYAISCHSGIMGGGHYVTYAKNPKKKWYCYNDSSCKVGHSHVFTLGVLVRMGDLSRWILSPEKKNKAFYAVIWCFLTQVQVHLCPLWPMWTCLH; from the exons ATGGGGGCCAAAGAGTCGAGGATCGGATTCCTGTCGTACGACGAGGCCGTGAAGAGAG tcACTGATGTGGAGCTGAAGCGGCTGAAAGATGCCTTCAAGAGAACCAGCGGCCTCAACTGCTACATGACCCAGCATTGCTTCTACAGGGAGGTTCTGGGTGACGGAGTTCCACTTAAAGTCGCGGAG GTGATCTACACCTCGTTCGGAGGCTCGTCCAAAGGGCTGCACTTCAACAACCTGATCGTGGGCCTGGTGCTCCTGACCCGAGGGCGCGATGAGGAGAAGTCCAAGT accTTTTCAGCCTCTTCGCCAGTGACCTGGGCGGATACGCAGCGAGGGAAGAAATCGAGGCCGTCCTGCAGATTCTGGATGGGGAAATCCCGACCTCGCTCCAGAAGTGTTTCATTGAG AGCGAGAAGGTGAGCTACGAGCGCTTCAGGGCCTGGCTCTTCCTGAACAAGGAGGCCTTCACGCTGTCCAGGTGGCTTCTGTCTGGAGGCGTGTGCGTCACCCTCACCGACGACAGCGACACGCCCACCTTCTACCAGACCCTGGCCGGCGTCACACACT TGGAGGAGTCGGATATTATAGATTTAGAGAAGCGATACTGGCTGCTGAAAGCCCAGTCCAGAACCGGCCGCTTTGACCTGGAAACGTTCGTGCCCCTGGTCTCTCCTCCCATCCACGCCTCACTGAGCGAAG GCTTGTTCCACGCCTTCGATGAGAACCGGGACAATCACATCGACTTTAAAGAGATCTCGTGCGGACTTTCGGCGTGCTGCCGGGGGCCCATCGCCGAGAGGCAGAAAT TCTGCTTTAAGGTGTTCGACGTGGACCACGACGGGGTTCTGTCTCGAGATGAACTTCACGAGATGGTGGTGGCGTTGCTGGAAGTGTGGAAGGACAATCGGACAGACACGCTGCCT GAGTTGACCAGCAGCGTTTCAGACATAGTCGAGGATATTCTGAAGATGCACGACACAACCAAG CTGCGTCACCTGACCCTGGAGGATTACCAGATCTGGAGTGTGAGCAGTGCGCTGGCCAATGAGTTCTTAAACCTCCTTTTCCAG GTCTGCCACATAGTCCTTGGGCTCAGGCCTGGAACccctgaggaggagggacaaATCATCAG GGGCTGGTTGGAACGGGAGAGCAGACATGGGCTGCAGCAGGGCCAGAACTGGTTCCTCATCTCCATGCTGTGGTGGCAGCAGTGGAAGGATTATGTTAAATAT GAGCATAAGGGGATTGTGCTGGAGCAGCCATCCCTCCTGAGCTCACTCCGAAATTCAGTCAACGCGTCCACAGTGGAGCCCCTACTTCCAGAccgactgggaggactgggaacCTTCAGCTTCGTCAGCCCCTCCGAGGAAAGGTCCCCCGACGGCGTGTCCAGTTCTTCAGAGGCTACAGAAACAG CCCTGAGCCCCCAGGTAGCTCCCTCCAGCACAGAGAGCTGTTTTGCCCGTCAGCACAACACATCAGACAACAACAATCAGTGTTTTTCTGGAGCCAACGGCCACATCCCCTCACAGCTGGCTGCACAAAGACCCGGGGCCATCGACAACCAGTCTCTGGTCAACACCGACCCCATGAAG GCTCCCACGCTGACCCTGGAGGGCGGCAGACTGAAGCGCTCCCTGCAGCTCGTGCCTGGCCGAGACTTCGAGACGGTGCCAGAGCCTGTGTGGCGTGCGCTGTACCACTGGTACGGTGCCAACCTCAGCCTGCCGCGGCCA GTCATCCTGGACAGCAAGACGAGccaggcagagctggagctctTTCCCCgctacctcctcttcctccgccagCAGCCGGCCACTCGCTCCCCACAGTCCAACGTCTGGGTCAATATGGGTATGACCACCATGCGAATGTTCCCACCGTATATGATCCTGCCACGAG GCAGCGTTCCATCCCCCAGTGCTCCTCTGAAGAGGGTGCTGGCCTACACGGGCTGCTTCAGCCGCATAGACACCATTAAAGATATCCACCTCTACCTGTCCCAGAGGCTCCGCATCAAGGAGGAAGACATGAGGCTTTGGCTCTACAACAGCGAG AACTACCTGACCCTCCTGGATGATGAAGACCACACGCTGGAGAACCTGAAGATccaggatgagcagcagctcgTCATCGAAG TCAGGAACAAGGACATGAGCTGGCCTGAGGAGATGTCGTTCATCGCCAACAGCAGTAAGATGGACAGACACAAAG TCCCTACAGAAAAAGGTGCCACTGGCCTCAGTAACCTTGGCAACACCTGCTTCATGAACTCCAGCATTCAGTGCGTGAGCAACACCACGGCTCTCACAGACTACTTCCTGTCAGGCAGACATCTTTACGAGCTCAACAG AACCAACCCCATCGGAATGCGAGGTCACATGGCCAAGTGTTACGGGGATTTGGTGATGGAGCTGTGGAGCGGGACCCAGAAGAGCGTGGCTCCGCTTAAACTCCGC TGGACGATAGCAAAGTACGCGCCGCGGTTTAACGGCTTCCAGCAGCAGGActcccaggagctgctggctTTCCTGCTGGATGGTCTCCACGAAGACCTGAACAGGGTCCACGAAAAACCCTACGTGGAGCTGAAGGACAGCAATGGCCGTCCGGACTGGGAGGTGGCCTCTGAG GCCTGGGAGAACCACCTGCGTAGGAACCGCTCCATCGTTGTGGATCTGTTCCACGGTCAGCTCAAGTCCCAGGTGAAATGCAAGACGTGTGGACACATCAGCGCCCGTTTCGACCCCTTCAACTTCctgtccctgcccctgcccATGGATAGCTACATGCATCTGGAGATCATCG TGATTAAGCTGGAGGGTTCCACTCCCGTACGTTACGGCCTGAGGCTGAACATGGACGAAAAGTACATGGGGCTGAAAAAACAGCTGAGCGAACTGTGCAGCCTGAAGCCGGAGCAGATCCTCCTGGCTGAGGTCCACACGTCCAACATCAAG AACTTTCCTCTGGACAACCAGAAGGTGCGGGTGTCTGCTAACGGTTGCCTGTGTGCGTTTGAAATCCCGGTACCGGGTTCGTCCATGTCCCTGAGCTCGCCCACACTTACAG ACCTCACCCCGACAGCCAACGGCTCTGTGAGTGGCGACGGCCTGGCCGACAGGTCTGCGCTCATCCCCAACGGTGGACCCAACATCGTGGTTCCCTGCAGCCCCGAGATGCCCCTGGGCAACGGGCTCGCCAACGGGCGCGTCACGCCGCTCCAGGAGAGTCCTTTCATCGGCTACATCATCGCTGTGCACAGGAAGATG ATGCGCACAGAGCTGTACTTCCTGTCGTCTCAGAAGAACCGGCCCAGTTTGTTCGGCATGCCACTAATAGTTCCGTGCACAGTCCACACCACTAAGAAAGACCTGTACGACGCGGTCTGGATCCAGGTGTCCCGGCTGGCCAGCCCACTTCCCCCCCAGGAAGCCAGCAACCACGCCCAGGACTG TGATGATAGCATGGGCTACCAGTACCCCTTCACGCTACGGGTTGTCGGTAAAGACGGCAACACGTGTGCCTGGTGTCCGTGGTACAG gttcTGCCGAGGCTGCATAATAGAGTGCACAGATGACCGAGCCTCGCTGGGAAATGCTTATATTGCCGTAGACTGGGACCCCACTGCCCTGCACCTCCGCTACCAGACCTCCCAGGAgagg ATTGTGGAAGAACACTGCAGTGTGGAGCAGTCACGTCGGGACCAGGCCGAACCCATCAGCTTGGACAGCTGTCTGAAGGCCTTCACCAGTGAGGAAGAGCTGGGAGAAGACGAGCTCTACTACTGCTCCAAGTGCAAGACACATCGGTTAGCCACCAAGAAGCTGGACCTTTGGAGGCTGCCCCCCATTCTG ATTGTCCACCTGAAGCGCTTCCAGTTCGTGAACGGTCGCTGGATCAAATCCCAAAAGATTGTCAAATTTCCGAGGGAGAATTTTGACCCCAGTGCCTTCCTGGCTCCCAGAGACCTGGGGCAGCATTGCCTCCAGTCCCGCAGCGAGAGCGAGGACCTGCTGAGGGTCGGAGAAGACAACCTGTCCTCCATTTCGGCCCCCGCTGGCTTTTACAACCTGCCCAAAG CCTCTCCTGCCTCAAGCAGGAAGTCGGCGCCCTCGCTCAGCCGGACCAGCAGCCCCTCCAGCAGCCCAAAGAGCGGcggcggaggccgcagaccaGCGCGCTTGCGCCTGGCCAAGCTGGGTGGCAAGCACTGGCTCTCCAACAGCAAGGAGAACCTGGACGGAGCCGCAAACCCCGAGGCCGAGCTGCAcgcagaggcagaggcagaggtaGAGGCAGAGGTAGAGGCAGAGGGAGGCGCCGCTCTGGCCCCAGAAGAGACGACAGAGTCGTCACTCAGCACCGAGGCGTCCAGCAGCCATTGTGACGTGGTCCTGGTCAACGGCGACAGCAACGGGCTGAGCTTAGACTGTAGCACAGACAGCAGTTTGGACCCTGACAACTcactgctgcagcacagagacaaCATGTGTCTGGACGCCGTCTACAACCTCTATGCAATATCA tgCCATTCAGGAATCATGGGAGGAGGCCACTATGTGACATATGCCAAAAACCCGAAGAAGAAGTGGTACTGTTACAACGACAGCAGCTGTAAGGTAGGACATTCACACGTGTTCACGCTGGGCGTCCTGGTCCGGATGGGAGACCTGTCCAGGTGgattctctcccc agaaaagaaaaataaagcattttatgCTGTAATCTGGTGCTTTTTAACCCAAGTGCAGGTTCATTTGTGCCCCCTCTGGCCAATGTGGACATGTCTCCACTGA
- the usp32 gene encoding ubiquitin carboxyl-terminal hydrolase 32 isoform X5 codes for MGAKESRIGFLSYDEAVKRVTDVELKRLKDAFKRTSGLNCYMTQHCFYREVLGDGVPLKVAEVIYTSFGGSSKGLHFNNLIVGLVLLTRGRDEEKSKYLFSLFASDLGGYAAREEIEAVLQILDGEIPTSLQKCFIESEKVSYERFRAWLFLNKEAFTLSRWLLSGGVCVTLTDDSDTPTFYQTLAGVTHLEESDIIDLEKRYWLLKAQSRTGRFDLETFVPLVSPPIHASLSEGLFHAFDENRDNHIDFKEISCGLSACCRGPIAERQKFCFKVFDVDHDGVLSRDELHEMVVALLEVWKDNRTDTLPELTSSVSDIVEDILKMHDTTKLRHLTLEDYQIWSVSSALANEFLNLLFQVCHIVLGLRPGTPEEEGQIIRGWLERESRHGLQQGQNWFLISMLWWQQWKDYVKYEHKGIVLEQPSLLSSLRNSVNASTVEPLLPDRLGGLGTFSFVSPSEERSPDGVSSSSEATETAALSPQVAPSSTESCFARQHNTSDNNNQCFSGANGHIPSQLAAQRPGAIDNQSLVNTDPMKAPTLTLEGGRLKRSLQLVPGRDFETVPEPVWRALYHWYGANLSLPRPVILDSKTSQAELELFPRYLLFLRQQPATRSPQSNVWVNMGMTTMRMFPPYMILPRGSVPSPSAPLKRVLAYTGCFSRIDTIKDIHLYLSQRLRIKEEDMRLWLYNSENYLTLLDDEDHTLENLKIQDEQQLVIEVRNKDMSWPEEMSFIANSSKMDRHKVPTEKGATGLSNLGNTCFMNSSIQCVSNTTALTDYFLSGRHLYELNRTNPIGMRGHMAKCYGDLVMELWSGTQKSVAPLKLRWTIAKYAPRFNGFQQQDSQELLAFLLDGLHEDLNRVHEKPYVELKDSNGRPDWEVASEAWENHLRRNRSIVVDLFHGQLKSQVKCKTCGHISARFDPFNFLSLPLPMDSYMHLEIIVIKLEGSTPVRYGLRLNMDEKYMGLKKQLSELCSLKPEQILLAEVHTSNIKNFPLDNQKVRVSANGCLCAFEIPVPGSSMSLSSPTLTDLTPTANGSVSGDGLADRSALIPNGGPNIVVPCSPEMPLGNGLANGRVTPLQESPFIGYIIAVHRKMMRTELYFLSSQKNRPSLFGMPLIVPCTVHTTKKDLYDAVWIQVSRLASPLPPQEASNHAQDCDDSMGYQYPFTLRVVGKDGNTCAWCPWYRFCRGCIIECTDDRASLGNAYIAVDWDPTALHLRYQTSQERIVEEHCSVEQSRRDQAEPISLDSCLKAFTSEEELGEDELYYCSKCKTHRLATKKLDLWRLPPILIVHLKRFQFVNGRWIKSQKIVKFPRENFDPSAFLAPRDLGQHCLQSRSESEDLLRVGEDNLSSISAPAGFYNLPKASPASSRKSAPSLSRTSSPSSSPKSGGGGRRPARLRLAKLGGKHWLSNSKENLDGAANPEAELHAEAEAEVEAEVEAEGGAALAPEETTESSLSTEASSSHCDVVLVNGDSNGLSLDCSTDSSLDPDNSLLQHRDNMCLDAVYNLYAISCHSGIMGGGHYVTYAKNPKKKWYCYNDSSCKVGHSHVFTLGVLVRMGDLSRWILSPEKKNKAFYAVIWCFLTQVQVHLCPLWPMWTCLH; via the exons ATGGGGGCCAAAGAGTCGAGGATCGGATTCCTGTCGTACGACGAGGCCGTGAAGAGAG tcACTGATGTGGAGCTGAAGCGGCTGAAAGATGCCTTCAAGAGAACCAGCGGCCTCAACTGCTACATGACCCAGCATTGCTTCTACAGGGAGGTTCTGGGTGACGGAGTTCCACTTAAAGTCGCGGAG GTGATCTACACCTCGTTCGGAGGCTCGTCCAAAGGGCTGCACTTCAACAACCTGATCGTGGGCCTGGTGCTCCTGACCCGAGGGCGCGATGAGGAGAAGTCCAAGT accTTTTCAGCCTCTTCGCCAGTGACCTGGGCGGATACGCAGCGAGGGAAGAAATCGAGGCCGTCCTGCAGATTCTGGATGGGGAAATCCCGACCTCGCTCCAGAAGTGTTTCATTGAG AGCGAGAAGGTGAGCTACGAGCGCTTCAGGGCCTGGCTCTTCCTGAACAAGGAGGCCTTCACGCTGTCCAGGTGGCTTCTGTCTGGAGGCGTGTGCGTCACCCTCACCGACGACAGCGACACGCCCACCTTCTACCAGACCCTGGCCGGCGTCACACACT TGGAGGAGTCGGATATTATAGATTTAGAGAAGCGATACTGGCTGCTGAAAGCCCAGTCCAGAACCGGCCGCTTTGACCTGGAAACGTTCGTGCCCCTGGTCTCTCCTCCCATCCACGCCTCACTGAGCGAAG GCTTGTTCCACGCCTTCGATGAGAACCGGGACAATCACATCGACTTTAAAGAGATCTCGTGCGGACTTTCGGCGTGCTGCCGGGGGCCCATCGCCGAGAGGCAGAAAT TCTGCTTTAAGGTGTTCGACGTGGACCACGACGGGGTTCTGTCTCGAGATGAACTTCACGAGATGGTGGTGGCGTTGCTGGAAGTGTGGAAGGACAATCGGACAGACACGCTGCCT GAGTTGACCAGCAGCGTTTCAGACATAGTCGAGGATATTCTGAAGATGCACGACACAACCAAG CTGCGTCACCTGACCCTGGAGGATTACCAGATCTGGAGTGTGAGCAGTGCGCTGGCCAATGAGTTCTTAAACCTCCTTTTCCAG GTCTGCCACATAGTCCTTGGGCTCAGGCCTGGAACccctgaggaggagggacaaATCATCAG GGGCTGGTTGGAACGGGAGAGCAGACATGGGCTGCAGCAGGGCCAGAACTGGTTCCTCATCTCCATGCTGTGGTGGCAGCAGTGGAAGGATTATGTTAAATAT GAGCATAAGGGGATTGTGCTGGAGCAGCCATCCCTCCTGAGCTCACTCCGAAATTCAGTCAACGCGTCCACAGTGGAGCCCCTACTTCCAGAccgactgggaggactgggaacCTTCAGCTTCGTCAGCCCCTCCGAGGAAAGGTCCCCCGACGGCGTGTCCAGTTCTTCAGAGGCTACAGAAACAG cagCCCTGAGCCCCCAGGTAGCTCCCTCCAGCACAGAGAGCTGTTTTGCCCGTCAGCACAACACATCAGACAACAACAATCAGTGTTTTTCTGGAGCCAACGGCCACATCCCCTCACAGCTGGCTGCACAAAGACCCGGGGCCATCGACAACCAGTCTCTGGTCAACACCGACCCCATGAAG GCTCCCACGCTGACCCTGGAGGGCGGCAGACTGAAGCGCTCCCTGCAGCTCGTGCCTGGCCGAGACTTCGAGACGGTGCCAGAGCCTGTGTGGCGTGCGCTGTACCACTGGTACGGTGCCAACCTCAGCCTGCCGCGGCCA GTCATCCTGGACAGCAAGACGAGccaggcagagctggagctctTTCCCCgctacctcctcttcctccgccagCAGCCGGCCACTCGCTCCCCACAGTCCAACGTCTGGGTCAATATGGGTATGACCACCATGCGAATGTTCCCACCGTATATGATCCTGCCACGAG GCAGCGTTCCATCCCCCAGTGCTCCTCTGAAGAGGGTGCTGGCCTACACGGGCTGCTTCAGCCGCATAGACACCATTAAAGATATCCACCTCTACCTGTCCCAGAGGCTCCGCATCAAGGAGGAAGACATGAGGCTTTGGCTCTACAACAGCGAG AACTACCTGACCCTCCTGGATGATGAAGACCACACGCTGGAGAACCTGAAGATccaggatgagcagcagctcgTCATCGAAG TCAGGAACAAGGACATGAGCTGGCCTGAGGAGATGTCGTTCATCGCCAACAGCAGTAAGATGGACAGACACAAAG TCCCTACAGAAAAAGGTGCCACTGGCCTCAGTAACCTTGGCAACACCTGCTTCATGAACTCCAGCATTCAGTGCGTGAGCAACACCACGGCTCTCACAGACTACTTCCTGTCAGGCAGACATCTTTACGAGCTCAACAG AACCAACCCCATCGGAATGCGAGGTCACATGGCCAAGTGTTACGGGGATTTGGTGATGGAGCTGTGGAGCGGGACCCAGAAGAGCGTGGCTCCGCTTAAACTCCGC TGGACGATAGCAAAGTACGCGCCGCGGTTTAACGGCTTCCAGCAGCAGGActcccaggagctgctggctTTCCTGCTGGATGGTCTCCACGAAGACCTGAACAGGGTCCACGAAAAACCCTACGTGGAGCTGAAGGACAGCAATGGCCGTCCGGACTGGGAGGTGGCCTCTGAG GCCTGGGAGAACCACCTGCGTAGGAACCGCTCCATCGTTGTGGATCTGTTCCACGGTCAGCTCAAGTCCCAGGTGAAATGCAAGACGTGTGGACACATCAGCGCCCGTTTCGACCCCTTCAACTTCctgtccctgcccctgcccATGGATAGCTACATGCATCTGGAGATCATCG TGATTAAGCTGGAGGGTTCCACTCCCGTACGTTACGGCCTGAGGCTGAACATGGACGAAAAGTACATGGGGCTGAAAAAACAGCTGAGCGAACTGTGCAGCCTGAAGCCGGAGCAGATCCTCCTGGCTGAGGTCCACACGTCCAACATCAAG AACTTTCCTCTGGACAACCAGAAGGTGCGGGTGTCTGCTAACGGTTGCCTGTGTGCGTTTGAAATCCCGGTACCGGGTTCGTCCATGTCCCTGAGCTCGCCCACACTTACAG ACCTCACCCCGACAGCCAACGGCTCTGTGAGTGGCGACGGCCTGGCCGACAGGTCTGCGCTCATCCCCAACGGTGGACCCAACATCGTGGTTCCCTGCAGCCCCGAGATGCCCCTGGGCAACGGGCTCGCCAACGGGCGCGTCACGCCGCTCCAGGAGAGTCCTTTCATCGGCTACATCATCGCTGTGCACAGGAAGATG ATGCGCACAGAGCTGTACTTCCTGTCGTCTCAGAAGAACCGGCCCAGTTTGTTCGGCATGCCACTAATAGTTCCGTGCACAGTCCACACCACTAAGAAAGACCTGTACGACGCGGTCTGGATCCAGGTGTCCCGGCTGGCCAGCCCACTTCCCCCCCAGGAAGCCAGCAACCACGCCCAGGACTG TGATGATAGCATGGGCTACCAGTACCCCTTCACGCTACGGGTTGTCGGTAAAGACGGCAACACGTGTGCCTGGTGTCCGTGGTACAG gttcTGCCGAGGCTGCATAATAGAGTGCACAGATGACCGAGCCTCGCTGGGAAATGCTTATATTGCCGTAGACTGGGACCCCACTGCCCTGCACCTCCGCTACCAGACCTCCCAGGAgagg ATTGTGGAAGAACACTGCAGTGTGGAGCAGTCACGTCGGGACCAGGCCGAACCCATCAGCTTGGACAGCTGTCTGAAGGCCTTCACCAGTGAGGAAGAGCTGGGAGAAGACGAGCTCTACTACTGCTCCAAGTGCAAGACACATCGGTTAGCCACCAAGAAGCTGGACCTTTGGAGGCTGCCCCCCATTCTG ATTGTCCACCTGAAGCGCTTCCAGTTCGTGAACGGTCGCTGGATCAAATCCCAAAAGATTGTCAAATTTCCGAGGGAGAATTTTGACCCCAGTGCCTTCCTGGCTCCCAGAGACCTGGGGCAGCATTGCCTCCAGTCCCGCAGCGAGAGCGAGGACCTGCTGAGGGTCGGAGAAGACAACCTGTCCTCCATTTCGGCCCCCGCTGGCTTTTACAACCTGCCCAAAG CCTCTCCTGCCTCAAGCAGGAAGTCGGCGCCCTCGCTCAGCCGGACCAGCAGCCCCTCCAGCAGCCCAAAGAGCGGcggcggaggccgcagaccaGCGCGCTTGCGCCTGGCCAAGCTGGGTGGCAAGCACTGGCTCTCCAACAGCAAGGAGAACCTGGACGGAGCCGCAAACCCCGAGGCCGAGCTGCAcgcagaggcagaggcagaggtaGAGGCAGAGGTAGAGGCAGAGGGAGGCGCCGCTCTGGCCCCAGAAGAGACGACAGAGTCGTCACTCAGCACCGAGGCGTCCAGCAGCCATTGTGACGTGGTCCTGGTCAACGGCGACAGCAACGGGCTGAGCTTAGACTGTAGCACAGACAGCAGTTTGGACCCTGACAACTcactgctgcagcacagagacaaCATGTGTCTGGACGCCGTCTACAACCTCTATGCAATATCA tgCCATTCAGGAATCATGGGAGGAGGCCACTATGTGACATATGCCAAAAACCCGAAGAAGAAGTGGTACTGTTACAACGACAGCAGCTGTAAGGTAGGACATTCACACGTGTTCACGCTGGGCGTCCTGGTCCGGATGGGAGACCTGTCCAGGTGgattctctcccc agaaaagaaaaataaagcattttatgCTGTAATCTGGTGCTTTTTAACCCAAGTGCAGGTTCATTTGTGCCCCCTCTGGCCAATGTGGACATGTCTCCACTGA